In Lutra lutra chromosome 6, mLutLut1.2, whole genome shotgun sequence, the following are encoded in one genomic region:
- the LOC125102815 gene encoding fatty acid-binding protein 5: protein MATIQQLVGRWRLVESKGFDEYMKEVGVGMALRKMGAMAKPDCIISSDGKNLTIKTESTLKTTQFSCNLGEKFEETTADGRKTQTVCNFTDGALVQHQEWDGKESTITRKLENGKLVVECVMNNVTCTRVYEKVE, encoded by the coding sequence ATGGCCACCATTCAGCAACTGGTAGGAAGATGGCGCTTAGTGGAGAGCAAAGGCTTTGACGAATACATGAAGGAAGTAGGAGTGGGAATGGCTCTGCGAAAAATGGGTGCAATGGCCAAACCAGATTGTATCATCTCTTCTGATGGCAAAAACCTCACCATAAAAACTGAGAGCACTTTGAAAACAACCCAGTTTTCATGTAACCTGGGAGAGAAGTTTGAAGAAACTACAGCTGATGGCAGAAAAACTCAGACGGTCTGCAACTTCACAGATGGCGCATTGGTTCAACATCAGGAATGGGATGGGAAGGAAAGCACAATcacaagaaaattggaaaatgggAAATTAGTGGTGGAATGCGTCATGAACAATGTCACCTGTACTCGGGTCTATGAAAAAGTAGAGTAA